The proteins below are encoded in one region of Anguilla anguilla isolate fAngAng1 chromosome 3, fAngAng1.pri, whole genome shotgun sequence:
- the LOC118222692 gene encoding protocadherin alpha-C2-like isoform X2 produces the protein MAMHCVAPAARYVLVFFVFYATWRIASSVTRYSIPEEMEEGSVVANLAGDLGLSPGSLAERKLKLDILHSKKYLGVNKETGELYVLQKIDREQLCNIKISSCFLKMDVTIDNPVRIFNIEFEILDINDHAPSFRRETMHLDISESALPGERFSLNNAVDPDVGSNSIKTYTLSESDSFNIEIQTGSDGTKYVELVLKKALDRELQAVHYLILTAVDGGVPARSGTVSIIVRVLDTNDNAPQFDHQVYSVNMTENSPIGTLLLKLNATDSDEGSNAEILYSFTLYTSEKTQDMFTLNPNTGEIKVNDVIDFEEIKIMEMHIQAKDNGHQPLSGQCTVMVYVEDVNDNYPEITVKSLRSRVKETVPVGTVIALVGIGDRDSGDNGKVDLSINEQLPFVLNKSSDRDFELVVSESLDREVVPEYNIILTVTDRGTPPLSDNETITLELMDVNDNAPQFPKSFYTIPVIENNAPGSLLSSVTAFDPDFNENQYLVYFIIEKEIMNTSMSMLFSINPENGDLYALKTFDYEREKEFLFHIEARDSGVPPLSSNVTVHIVILDQNDNTPLIVSPWRAHGSVVEEVIPRSTDKGHLIAKVIAIDSDSVQNSRVTYQFLQVPDATLFNLDQYNGEIRTTRMFSYRDPRHQRLVVIAKDNGDPALSATVTIKLSTVEHVVKAFSETSEVPLEYDIFSDLNLYLLIGLGSVSFLLLMTILVTIVLKCQKPKPTKATPPCRNSVVSQRSSTVADSTLVSNDAYWYSLFLAETRKGKVVIRQPIPKSGGYIVSSIPRSTGLTETSGSAASTLQASTTSGSSA, from the coding sequence ATGGCAATGCATTGCGTTGCGCCGGCGGCAAGGTATGTCTTGGTTTTCTTTGTATTCTATGCGACGTGGAGAATCGCCTCCTCAGTGACTCGCTATTCTATCCCCGAAGAAATGGAGGAGGGATCCGTTGTTGCAAATTTGGCTGGCGATCTGGGTCTTAGCCCTGGAAGTCTAGCTGAACGTAAACTAAAACTAGatattttacacagtaaaaaataCCTGGGCGTTAACAAAGAAACAGGAGAATTGTATGTCTTACAGAAGATAGACAGGGAACAGCTATGTAATATAAAGATATCATCTTGCTTTCTTAAAATGGATGTGACTATCGATAATCCGGTAAGAATATTTAATATCGAATTTGAAATTTTAGACATTAATGACCATGCGCCTAGTTTTCGAAGAGAAACCATGCATTTGGATATATCTGAATCTGCTTTACCAGGAGAAAGATTCTCTTTAAACAATGCAGTCGACCCAGACGTCGGTAGTAACTCCATTAAAACCTACACGCTGAGTGAGAGCGACagttttaatattgaaattcagACGGGGAGCGACGGCACTAAATATGTTGAATTGGTTCTCAAAAAGGCTTTGGACAGAGAACTGCAGGCGGTGCATTATCTGATACTCACCGCTGTAGACGGTGGAGTCCCGGCCCGATCCGGTACAGTTAGCATCATTGTGCGGGTTTTGGATACGAATGACAACGCCCCTCAGTTTGACCACCAGGTGTATTCGGTCAATATGACAGAAAATTCCCCGATAGGAACGCTGTTGCTGAAGTTAAATGCTACAGACTCAGACGAGGGCTCAAACGCAGAGATATTGTATTCCTTCACGCTGTACACTTCTGAGAAAACACAAGATATGTTTACTTTAAATCCAAATACAGGAGAAATAAAAGTTAACGATGTGATTGATTtcgaagaaataaaaatcatggAAATGCATATTCAGGCTAAGGACAATGGACATCAACCGCTGTCCGGACAGTGCACAGTGATGGTGTATGTGGAAGATGTCAATGATAACTACCCCGAGATCACTGTTAAATCCCTTAGAAGCAGAGTTAAAGAGACCGTTCCTGTAGGCACAGTAATAGCCCTCGTTGGAATTGGTGATAGAGACTCCGGCGACAATGGGAAGGTAGACCTCTCAATTAACGAGCAGTTGCCCTTTGTGCTTAACAAGTCATCAGACAGAGATTTCGAACTGGTAGTTTCAGAATCGTTGGACCGTGAGGTAGTTCCGGAGTATAACATAATTTTAACAGTGACGGACAGAGGGACACCTCCTTTGTCAGATAACGAAACCATCACGTTGGAACTTATGGATGTTAATGACAACGCGCCACAATTCCCAAAGTCGTTCTACACCATCCCAGTTATAGAGAACAACGCACCGGGGTCATTGTTGAGTTCGGTCACTGCTTTTGATCCAGATTTCAATGAAAATCagtatttagtttattttataatagAAAAGGAAATCATGAACACGTCAATGTCGATGCTGTTTTCCATCAATCCAGAGAACGGTGATCTTTACGCACTGAAAACGTTTGACtacgagagagaaaaagagttcCTTTTCCACATTGAAGCCAGAGACTCGGGTGTCCCTCCACTCAGCAGTAATGTCACTGTCCACATCGTCATTCTGGATCAGAATGACAACACCCCACTCATAGTCTCTCCATGGCGGGCTCACGGCTCTGTGGTTGAAGAAGTGATCCCAAGATCCACTGACAAAGGACACCTGATAGCCAAAGTTATCGCCATTGACTCAGACTCTGTGCAGAACTCCCGGGTCACATATCAGTTTTTACAAGTTCCAGACGCCACTTTATTCAACCTGGATCAGTACAACGGAGAAATTCGGACAACgagaatgttcagttacagAGATCCCCGTCACCAGCGGCTGGTCGTCATTGCCAAGGACAATGGAGATCCGGCTCTTTCTGCTACAGTTACCATCAAACTATCAACGGTGGAGCACGTTGTTAAAGCATTTTCTGAAACGTCTGAAGTTCCTTTGGAGTATGATATATTTTCAGActtaaatctgtatttgttaatCGGTTTAGGCTCTGTGTCATTTCTTCTGTTGATGACAATATTGGTGACCATCGTTTTGAAGTGTCAGAAACCGAAGCCCACCAAGGCGACCCCTCCCTGCAGAAACAGCGTCGTTAGCCAGAGGAGCTCTACTGTAGCAGATTCCACCCTGGTGTCCAACGATGCGTACTGGTACAGCTTGTTTTTAGCGGAGACGAGGAAGGGAAAGGTGGTAATTAGACAGCCTATACCTAAGAGTGGTGGTTACATCGTTTCCAGTATTCCCAGGAGCACTGGCCTGACAGAAACTAGCGGTTCAGCAGCTTCTACTCTGCAG
- the LOC118222692 gene encoding protocadherin alpha-C2-like isoform X3 — MMAVHCARYALVFFVFSATWRIAWAVTRYSIPEEMEEGSVVANLPGDLGLSAGSLAERELKLDILHSKKYFGFNKNTGDLSILEKIDREYLCPSKTSSSCFLKMDVTIENPIRIFNIEFEILDINDHAPRFRREAMHLDISESALVGERFSLNNAVDADVGRNSIKTYTLSESDTFNIEIQTGSDGTKYVGLVLKKALDREQQAVHNLILTAVDGGVPARSGTASIIVRVLDTNDNAPQFIHQVYSVNMTENSPIGTLLLKLNATDLDEGSNAEIVYSFTLYTSEKTQDMFSLNQNTGEIKVKDMVDFEEIKILEMHIQAKDNGHQPLSGQCTVMVYVEDVNDNYPEITVKSLRSRVKETVPVGTVIALVGISDRDSGDNGKVDLSINEQLPFLLNRSSERDYELVVSESLDREVVPEYKIILTVTDRGTPPLSDNETITLELLDVNDNAPQFPNSFYTIPVIENNAPGSLLSSVTAFDPDFNENQYLVYFIIEREIVNTSMSMLFSINPENGDLYALKTFDYEREKEFLFHIEARDSGSPPLSSNVTVHIIILDQNDNTPLIVSPWRAHGSVIEEVIPRSTDKGHLIAKVIAIDSDSVQNSRVTYQFLQVPDATLFSLDQYNGEIRTMRMFSYRDPRHQRLVVIAKDNGDPALSATVTIKLSTVEHVVKAFSETSEVPLEYDIFSDLNLYLLIGLGSVSFLLLMTILVTIVLKCQKPKPTKATPPCRNSVASQRSSTVADSTLVSNDAYWYSLFLAETRKGKVVIRQPIPKSGGYIVSSIPRSTGLTETSDSAASTLQASTTSGSSA, encoded by the coding sequence ATGATGGCAGTGCATTGCGCAAGGTATGCCTTGGTTTTCTTTGTATTCTCGGCGACGTGGAGAATTGCTTGGGCAGTCACTCGCTATTCTATCCCTGAAGAAATGGAGGAGGGTTCCGTGGTTGCGAATTTACCTGGTGATTTAGGACTTAGCGCTGGCAGTCTAGCTGAGCGTGAGTTGAAATTAGACATTTTACatagtaaaaaatattttggctttaACAAAAACACGGGAGATTTGtctattttagaaaaaatagaCAGGGAATACCTTTGCCCGTCGAAAACGTCGTCATCTTGTTTTCTTAAAATGGATGTGACCATTGAAAATCCGATAAGAATATTTAATATCGAATTTGAAATTTTAGACATTAATGATCACGCGCCTCGTTTTCGTAGAGAAGCCATGCATTTGGATATATCTGAATCTGCTTTAGTAGGAGAAAGATTCTCTTTAAACAATGCAGTCGATGCAGATGTAGGTCGTAACTCCATTAAAACATACACGCTAAGTGAGAGCGACACTTTCAATATTGAGATTCAGACGGGGAGCGACGGCACTAAATACGTTggattggttttaaaaaaggctttggacagagagcagcaggcCGTACATAATCTAATACTCACTGCTGTAGACGGCGGAGTCCCTGCGCGATCCGGTACAGCTAGCATCATTGTGCGCGTGTTGGATACGAATGACAACGCACCTCAGTTTATCCACCAGGTTTATTCGGTTAATATGACGGAAAATTCGCCGATAGGAACACTGTTGTTGAAGCTGAATGCTACAGACTTAGATGAGGGTTCAAACGCAGAGATCGTATATTCTTTTACACTATACACGTCTGAGAAAACGCAGgatatgttttctttaaatcaaAATACTGGAGAAATTAAGGTGAAAGACATGGTTGATTTTGAGGAAATAAAAATCCTGGAAATGCATATTCAGGCAAAGGACAATGGACATCAACCGCTGTCCGGACAGTGTACAGTGATGGTATACGTGGAAGATGTGAATGATAACTACCCGGAGATCACCGTTAAATCCCTTAGAAGCAGAGTGAAGGAGACCGTTCCTGTAGGCACAGTCATAGCCCTCGTTGGAATTAGTGACAGAGACTCAGGGGACAATGGGAAGGTTGACCTCTCAATTAACGAGCAGTTACCCTTTTTGCTCAACAGGTCATCAGAGAGAGATTACGAACTGGTTGTTTCAGAATCATTGGACCGTGAGGTAGTTCCAgagtataaaataattttaactgtGACGGACAGAGGGACACCTCCTTTGTCAGATAATGAAACCATCACGTTAGAACTTCTGGATGTTAATGACAACGCGCCACAATTCCCAAATTCGTTTTATACCATCCCTGTTATAGAGAACAATGCGCCGGGGTCATTGTTGAGTTCCGTCACTGCTTTTGATCCCGATTTCAATGAAAATCagtatttagtttattttatcataGAAAGGGAAATAGTGAACACTTCAATGTCGATGCTGTTTTCCATCAATCCAGAGAACGGCGATCTTTACGCACTAAAAACTTTTGAttatgaaagagagaaagagtttcTTTTCCACATTGAAGCCAGGGACTCGGGCAGTCCTCCACTCAGCAGTAATGTCACAGTCCACATCATTATTCTGGATCAGAATGACAACACCCCACTCATAGTCTCTCCATGGCGGGCGCACGGCTCTGTGATTGAAGAAGTGATCCCAAGATCCACTGACAAAGGACACCTGATAGCCAAAGTGATCGCAAttgactctgactctgtgcAGAACTCCCGAGTCACATACCAGTTTCTACAGGTTCCAGACGCCACTTTATTCAGCCTGGACCAGTACAATGGAGAAATTCGGACAatgagaatgttcagttacagAGATCCCCGTCATCAGCGGCTGGTCGTCATTGCCAAGGACAATGGAGATCCTGCACTCTCTGCTACAGTTACCATCAAGTTATCTACAGTGGAGCATGTCGTCAAAGCGTTTTCTGAAACGTCAGAAGTTCCTTTGGAGTATGATATATTTTCAGACTTAAACCTGTATCTTTTGATCGGTTTAGGGTCTGTTTCATTTTTGCTATTGATGACAATATTGGTGACCATCGTTCTGAAGTGTCAGAAACCGAAGCCCACCAAGGCGACCCCTCCCTGCAGAAACAGCGTCGCTAGCCAGAGGAGCTCTACTGTAGCAGATTCCACCCTGGTGTCCAACGATGCGTACTGGTACAGCTTGTTTTTAGCCGAGACGAGGAAGGGAAAGGTGGTGATTAGACAGCCTATACCGAAGAGTGGTGGCTACATCGTTTCCAGTATTCCCAGGAGCACTGGTCTGACAGAAACTAGTGACTCAGCAGCTTCTACCCTACAG
- the LOC118222693 gene encoding protocadherin alpha-C2-like isoform X1 — MATHYTGQAVRYVVVFFVFSATWRIASSVTRYSIPEEMQEGSVVANLAGDLGLSANTLVERELKLDVIHNKQYFSFNKETGELYVLEKIDREYLCPMKTIFLSSCLLKMEVTIKNPIRIFNIELEILDINDHAPSFRRETMHLDISESALSGERFSLNNAVDPDVGANSIKTYILSESDHFNIEIQKGSDGTQYVDLVLRKALDREQQTVHNLILTAVDGGVPARSGTASIIVRVLDTNDNAPQFDHQVCSVNMTENSPIGTLLLKLNATDLDEGSNAEILYSFTLYTSEKTQDMFSLNQNTGEIKVKDVVDFEEIKILEMHIQAKDKGHQPLSGQCTVMVYVKDVNDNYPEITVKSIRSKVMETIPIGTVIALVGVSDRDSGDNGMVDLSISEQLPFILNKSSERDYELVVSEFLDRETVPEYNIILTVTDRGTPPLSDNETVTLELLDVNDNAPEFPKSFYTIPVMENNAPGSLLSSVTAFDPDFNENQYLVYFIVEREIVNTSMSMLFSINPENGDLYALKTFDFEREKEFLFHIEARDSGVPPLSSNVTVHIIILDQNDNTPLIVSPWRAHGSVVEEVIPRSTDKGHLIAKVIAIDSDSVQNSRVTYQFLQVPDATLFSLDQYNGEIRTMRMFSYRDPRHQRLVVIAKDNGDPALSATVTIKLSTVEHVVKAFSETSEVPLEYDIFSDLNLYLLIGLGSVSFLLLMTILVTIVLKCQKPKPTKATPPCRNSVVSQRSSTVADSTLVSNDAYWYSLFLAETRKGKVVVRQPIPKSGGYIVSSIPRSTGLTETSESAASTLQYSK; from the coding sequence ATGGCAACACATTATACGGGACAGGCAGTAAGGTATGTTGTGGTTTTCTTTGTATTCTCTGCGACGTGGAGAATTGCCTCGTCAGTTACTCGGTACTCTATCCCCGAGGAAATGCAGGAGGGGTCCGTAGTTGCTAATTTAGCTGGCGATTTAGGTCTTAGCGCAAACACTCTAGTTGAACGTGAGCTAAAATTAGATGTTATACATAATAAACAGTATTTTTCCTTTAACAAAGAAACGGGAGAGCTGTATGTTTTAGAGAAGATAGACAGGGAATACTTATGTCCCATGAAGACTATTTTCTTATCCTCTTGTTTGCTTAAAATGGAAGTGACGATCAAAAATCCGATTAGAATATTTAATATCGAATTAGAAATCTTAGATATTAATGACCATGCACCTAGTTTTCGAAGAGAAACAATGCATCTTGATATATCGGAATCAGCATTATCCGGAGAAAGATTCTCTTTAAATAACGCCGTAGATCCAGACGTCGGTGCTAATTCAATTAAAACATACATACTGAGTGAGAGCGACCATTTCAATATCGAAATTCAGAAGGGCAGCGACGGAACTCAATATGTGGACTTGGTTTTGCGCAAAGCTTTAGATCGAGAACAGCAGACTGTACATAATCTAATACTCACGGCTGTGGACGGCGGAGTCCCTGCGCGATCCGGTACAGCCAGCATCATTGTGCGCGTTTTGGATACTAATGACAACGCCCCTCAGTTTGACCACCAGGTTTGTTCTGTTAATATGACGGAAAATTCCCCGATAGGAACACTGTTGTTGAAGCTAAATGCAACAGACTTAGATGAGGGCTCAAACGCAGAGATCTTATATTCTTTTACACTATACACGTCTGAGAAAACGCAGgacatgttttctttaaatcaaAATACAGGAGAAATTAAGGTAAAAGACGTGGTTGATTTTGAGGAAATAAAAATCCTGGAGATGCATATTCAGGCGAAGGACAAAGGACATCAGCCGCTGTCCGGACAGTGTACAGTGATGGTATATGTAAAAGATGTTAATGATAACTACCCCGAGATCACCGTTAAATCAATTAGGAGCAAAGTGATGGAGACCATTCCTATAGGCACAGTAATAGCCCTCGTTGGAGTAAGTGACAGAGACTCCGGCGACAATGGGATGGTTGACCTCTCTATTAGCGAACAATTGCCTTTTATACTAAACAAATCATCAGAGAGAGATTACGAACTCGTTGTTTCAGAATTTTTGGACCGTGAGACAGTTCCGGAGTATAACATAATTTTAACAGTGACGGACAGAGGGACGCCTCCTTTGTCAGATAATGAAACCGTCACGTTGGAACTCCTGGATGTTAATGACAACGCGCCAGAGTTCCCAAAGTCGTTCTACACCATCCCAGTGATGGAGAACAATGCTCCTGGATCACTGTTGAGTTCAGTGACTGCGTTTGATCCAGATTTCAATGAAAACCAGTATTTAGTTTATTTCATCGTTGAAAGGGAAATCGTGAACACTTCAATGTCGATGCTGTTTTCCATTAATCCTGAAAACGGTGATCTTTACGCACTAAAGACTTTTGATttcgagagagagaaagagttccTTTTCCACATTGAAGCCAGAGATTCGGGTGTCCCTCCACTCAGCAGTAATGTCACTGTCCACATCATTATTCTGGATCAGAATGACAACACCCCACTCATAGTCTCTCCATGGCGGGCTCACGGTTCTGTGGTTGAAGAAGTGATCCCAAGATCCACAGACAAAGGACACCTGATAGCCAAAGTGATCGCCATTGACTCAGACTCTGTGCAGAACTCCCGGGTCACGTACCAATTTCTACAGGTTCCAGACGCTACGTTATTTAGCCTGGACCAGTACAATGGAGAAATCCGGACAatgagaatgttcagttacagAGATCCGCGTCATCAGCGGTTGGTCGTCATTGCCAAGGACAATGGAgatcctgctctctctgctaCAGTTACCATCAAGTTATCTACGGTGGAGCATGTAGTTAAAGCGTTTTCTGAAACGTCAGAAGTTCCTTTGGAGTATGATATATTTTCAGACTTAAACCTGTATCTTTTGATAGGTTTGGGTTCTGTGTCATTTCTACTATTGATGACAATATTGGTAACCATCGTGCTGAAGTGTCAGAAACCGAAGCCCACCAAGGCGACCCCTCCCTGCAGAAACAGCGTCGTTAGCCAGAGGAGCTCGACTGTAGCAGATTCCACCCTGGTGTCCAACGATGCGTACTGGTACAGCTTGTTTTTAGCGGAGACGAGGAAGGGAAAGGTGGTTGTTAGACAGCCTATACCGAAGAGTGGTGGTTACATCGTTTCAAGTATTCCCCGGAGCACTGGCCTTACTGAAACTAGCGAATCAGCAGCTTCTACTCTGCAG
- the LOC118222694 gene encoding protocadherin alpha-C2-like translates to MGTHCVVQAARYVLVFFVYSATWRIAFSVTRYSVPEEMEVGSVVANLAGDLGLSAGTLVERELKLDILHNKQYFAVNKETGELYVLEKIDREYLCTMKTSSCLLKMEVTIKNPIRIFNIELEILDINDHAPSFRRETIHLDISESALSGERFSLNNAVDPDVGTNSIKTYTLSESDHFSIQIQRGSDGTQYVDLVLRKALDREQQTVHNLILTAVDGGVPARSGTASIIVRVLDTNDNAPQFDHQVYAVNMTENSPIGSLVLKLNASDLDEGSNAEIVYSFTLYTSEKTQAMFSLNQDTGEIKVKDVVDFEEIKILEMHIQAKDKGHHPLSGQCSVMVYVEDVNDNYPEITVKSIRSKVKESVPVGTVIALVGISDRDSGANGKVDLAISEQLPFILNKSSERDFELVVSESLDRETVPEYNIILTVTDRGTPPLSDNETITLELLDVNDNAPQFPKSFYTILVMENNAPGSLLSSVTAFDPDYNENQYLVYFIIEKEIVNTSMSMLFSINPENGDLYALKTFDFEREKEFLFHVEARDSGVPPLSTNVTVHIIIQDQNDNTPLIVSPWRAHGSVVEEVIPRSTDKGHLIAKVIAIDSDSVQNSRVTYQFLQVPDATLFSLDQYNGEIRTMRMFSYRDPRHQRLVVIAKDNGDPSLSATVTIKLSTLEHVVKAFSETSEIPLEYDIFSDLNLYLLIGLGSVSFLLLMTILVTIVLKCQKPKPTKATPPCRNSVVSQRSSTVADSTLVSNDAYWYSLFLAETRKGKVVVRQPIPKSGGYIVSSIPRSTGLTETSESAASTLQVRYHLV, encoded by the coding sequence ATGGGAACACATTGTGTTGTGCAGGCAGCAAGGTATGTTCTGGTTTTCTTTGTATACTCGGCGACGTGGAGAATCGCCTTCTCAGTGACTCGCTACTCTGTTCCAGAAGAAATGGAGGTTGGGTCCGTTGTTGCTAATTTAGCTGGTGATTTAGGACTTAGCGCTGGCACTCTGGTTGAACGTGAGCTAAAATTAGATATTTTGCATAATAAACAGTATTTTGCCGTTAACAAAGAAACGGGAGAGTTGTATGTTTTAGAGAAGATAGACAGAGAATACTTATGTACGATGAAGACGTCCTCTTGTTTGCTTAAAATGGAAGTGACCATTAAAAACCCGATAAGGATATTTAATATCGAATTAGAAATATTAGATATCAATGACCATGCACCTAGTTTTCGAAGAGAAACAATTCACCTAGATATATCAGAGTCGGCTTTATCCGGAGAAAGATTCTCTTTAAATAACGCCGTAGATCCTGATGTCGGTACGAATTCTATTAAGACTTACACTTTGAGTGAGAGCGACCATTTCAGTATCCAAATTCAGAGGGGAAGCGACGGAACTCAGTATGTTGACTTGGTTTTGCGAAAAGCTTTAGATCGAGAACAGCAGACTGTACATAATCTAATACTCACGGCTGTGGACGGCGGAGTCCCTGCGCGATCCGGCACCGCCAGCATCATTGTGCGCGTTTTGGATACGAATGACAACGCCCCTCAGTTTGATCACCAGGTTTATGCTGTTAATATGACGGAAAATTCCCCGATAGGATCACTAGTATTGAAATTAAATGCGTCAGATTTGGACGAGGGTTCAAACGCAGAAATTGTGTATTCTTTCACACTTTACACGTCTGAGAAAACGCAGGCTATGTTTTCCTTAAATCAGGATACAGGAGAAATTAAAGTTAAAGACGTGGTTGATTTTGAGGAAATAAAAATCCTGGAGATGCATATTCAGGCAAAGGACAAAGGACATCATCCACTGTCCGGCCAGTGCTCAGTGATGGTATACGTGGAAGATGTGAATGATAACTACCCCGAGATCACGGTTAAATCCATTAGGAGCAAAGTGAAGGAGTCCGTTCCTGTAGGCACAGTAATAGCCCTCGTTGGAATTAGTGACAGAGACTCGGGGGCCAATGGGAAGGTCGACCTCGCTATTAGCGAGCAGTTGCCCTTTATACTGAACAAATCGTCAGAGCGAGATTTCGAACTGGTAGTTTCAGAATCGTTGGACCGCGAGACAGTTCCGGAGTATAACATAATTTTAACAGTGACGGACAGAGGGACGCCTCCTCTGTCAGACAATGAAACCATCACGTTGGAACTTCTGGATGTTAATGACAACGCGCCACAGTTTCCTAAGTCGTTCTACACCATCCTGGTGATGGAGAACAATGCACCTGGATCACTTTTGAGTTCAGTCACTGCGTTTGATCCAGATTATAATGAAAACCAGTATTTAGTTTATTTCATCATAGAAAAGGAAATCGTGAACACTTCAATGTCGATGCTTTTTTCCATTAATCCTGAAAACGGCGATCTTTACGCATTAAAGACTTTTGATttcgagagagagaaagagttccTTTTCCACGTTGAAGCCAGAGATTCGGGTGTCCCTCCACTCAGCACTAATGTCACAGTCCACATAATTATCCAGGATCAGAATGACAACACCCCACTCATAGTCTCTCCATGGCGGGCGCACGGATCTGTGGTTGAGGAAGTGATCCCAAGATCCACTGACAAAGGACACCTGATTGCTAAAGTGATCGCCATTGACTCAGACTCTGTGCAGAACTCCCGGGTCACTTACCAATTTCTACAGGTCCCAGACGCGACTTTATTCAGTCTGGACCAGTACAACGGAGAAATTCGGACAatgagaatgttcagttacagAGATCCCCGTCATCAACGGCTGGTCGTCATTGCCAAGGACAATGGAGATCCGTCTCTCTCTGCTACAGTTACCATTAAGTTATCTACTTTGGAGCATGTCGTTAAAGCCTTTTCTGAAACGTCTGAAATTCCTTTGGAATATGATATCTTTTCAGACTTAAATCTCTATTTGTTAATCGGTTTGGGCTCTGTGTCATTTTTGCTGTTGATGACAATATTGGTGACCATCGTTTTGAAGTGCCAGAAACCGAAGCCCACCAAGGCGACCCCTCCCTGCAGGAACAGCGTCGTTAGCCAGAGGAGCTCTACTGTAGCAGATTCCACCCTGGTGTCCAACGATGCGTACTGGTACAGCTTGTTTTTAGCGGAGACGAGGAAGGGAAAGGTGGTGGTTAGACAGCCTATACCGAAGAGTGGTGGGTACATCGTTTCAAGTATTCCCAGGAGCACTGGCCTTACTGAAACTAGCGAGTCAGCAGCGTCAACTCTACAGGTAAGATACCActtagtttaa